The Terriglobus sp. TAA 43 sequence CATCTATCCCCCTCCCTACTTCCAGCGCAACAGTACGACCGCATCCGACGGATGGGGCGATGTAGGCCTGCTCTACAAGTACCGCCTCGCAGCACGACCGGAAACGAAGGGCAACTACATCGTCAGCGCACAGCTCGGCGCTTCGCTTCCAACAGGCCAGCATAAGAATGGCGCCAAATACGCAACGGTGTCACCAACGATCCTGGGCGGCAAAGGATTCGGTCGGCGGTGGAGTGTCTTGAGTTCGTTGGGCGCCACGCTGCCCACCTCGCAAGCGGCCTCAGAGGGGCGGACGGTCCACTTCAACTCTGTGCTTGAATTTCGAGCCGCGAAGTTGCTCACCATGGAGCTCGAAGATAACGCAAGCTTCTTTCATGGTGGACCCA is a genomic window containing:
- a CDS encoding transporter; the protein is MATATQAKQPSWAVPLVSPFPMLAQVYRSDFTRQLTSAGTTTWSYGAGKGFNLIPAPNMQVDIYPPPYFQRNSTTASDGWGDVGLLYKYRLAARPETKGNYIVSAQLGASLPTGQHKNGAKYATVSPTILGGKGFGRRWSVLSSLGATLPTSQAASEGRTVHFNSVLEFRAAKLLTMELEDNASFFHGGPNDGRLQNFITPGILLGRIKFFPNQQGSRTGLVLGAGMQFATSSWHSYDHNIVLSARFAF